The proteins below are encoded in one region of Rana temporaria chromosome 2, aRanTem1.1, whole genome shotgun sequence:
- the SNRNP40 gene encoding U5 small nuclear ribonucleoprotein 40 kDa protein, with amino-acid sequence MIEQNKRKGMELVAAAAAKKPRTEMVASGPPRSSSLQAPIMLLSGHEGEVYCCKFHPNGLTLASSGFDRLILLWNVYGDCDNYATLKGHSGAVMELHYNTDGSLLFSASTDKTVAIWDCETGERVKRLKGHTSFVNSCYPARRGPQLICTGSDDGTVKLWDFRKKAAVQTFQNTYQVLAVTFNDTSDQIISGGIDNDIKVWDLRQNKLMYTMRGHCDSVTGLSLSSEGSYLLSNAMDNTVRIWDVRPFAPKERCVKIFQGNVHNFEKNLLRCSWSSDGSKIAAGSADRFVYVWDTTSRRIVYKLPGHAGSINEIAFHPEESIVLSASSDKRLYMGEIQ; translated from the exons ATGATCGAACAGAACAAGAGGAAAGGGATGGAGCTGGTCGCTGCGGCGGCGGCTAAAAAGCCGAGAACTGAGATGGTGGCATCG ggaccTCCAAGATCATCCAGTCTCCAAGCACCTATTATGCTGTTGTCTGGACACGAGGGGGAAGTTTACTGCTGCAAATTTCATCCCAATGGGCTTACACTGGCTTCGTCAGGATTCGACAGATTAATCC ttCTGTGGAATGTGTATGGCGACTGTGACAACTATGCAACCCTGAAGGGTCATAGTGGAGCTGTGATGGAATTGCATTACAATACAGATGGCAG CTTGCTGTTCTCTGCATCAACGGACAAAACCGTTGCAATTTGGGATTGTGAAACTGGAGAGAGAGTGAAAAGGCTAAAAGGACACACGTCATTTGTAAATTCCTGTTATCCTGCCAGGAGAGGTCCACAGCTCATCTGTACGGGCAGTGATGATGGGACAGTGAAG CTTTGGGACTTCAGGAAAAAGGCAGCAGTGCAGACTTTCCAAAATACATATCAAGTATTAGCTGTTACCTTCAATGACACCAGTGACCAGATTATCTCAGGAGGCATAGATAATGACATAAAG GTTTGGGATCTAAGACAGAACAAGCTGATGTATACAATGAGAGGTCATTGTGATTCTGTGACAGGCCTAAGTCTTAGTTCTGAAGGTTCTTACTTGCTCTCGAATGCAATGGATAATACAG tacgcATATGGGATGTTCGCCCGTTCGCCCCAAAAGAAAGATGTGTAAAAATATTTCAAGGAAATGTGCATAATTTTGAAAAG aatcTGTTGCGTTGTTCCTGGTCTTCAGATGGCAGCAAAATAGCAGCTGGATCAGCAGACAG GTTTGTGTATGTTTGGGACACCACATCCCGCAGGATTGTATATAAGCTTCCAGGCCATGCAGGCTCTATCAATGAAATTGCTTTCCATCCTGAAGAGTCCAttg TTTTATCTGCTTCCAGTGATAAAAGACTATATATGGGAGAAATCCAATGA